tctataaaatataaaagctgCAAGACTGCATTTAATAATTTCGTGACTTCACTACATGGGTTTGTCGCTAGtaagttacaaattttggaaaatgattCACCAAATGGGACCATTGTACACATGTTTTTCGATAGCAACACGTGGTCGAtgatgttgtcttgtttctcaaAAGCCTCTTGTTACTCACCAAACTTAAAACAAAGGGAAGATATTTTTATAGTACCCTCACTAGTCACTATTCACTAATCGATGATATCCTTAATTACTTGAATAACATTAGTACTATTTTTTCGTTGAAGTTAATAATTAGATTTAGTCAACTTACAAGGAACACAATCAATTAGGCAGAATTCTATAGGAAATGAAAACCATTCTCTAAAGGACATCTGTTAAAGAGTTAAGACAAGGGTTACTTGGATGGCAGCATGAGACCATAGATAACTGCCACCTGGTACGGTAATTGAACCGTCACTATCTATGTCGctaacaacaaataaaaacaaggcTAAGGCAAATCTATTCTTCCATGTAATAGCATCTtttttaggaaaagaaaattacTCATGTACACATTTATTTTACCCGTTCACaacttattttagaaaataaaggaaGCAGAATGGAGTTTCTCTCGTCTCTCCATCAAGTTTTTTCTACAGCTAAAATTAGAATTGTTCGTTATAGTTTATCTTCTTAATCGTTGCATGAATAAATAGTGTATTAACGGAGCCTTAGGATGCACCAAAAGAAACGGGTACATATACGGGTATGGAGAGACAAAACGAAAAATGATAAATCTAAAAATCTCAAGATACGAGTATgactaaaaatatcaaatttagaaATCTCAAGATACAGATAcgaacaacaatttttttaaatattttttattatttaaaagtacTACAAGTAACTTAGTTCAATGTCTACAAGCAACTTAGTTTAATGTctaaaacaacaaatataataaaacatcaaGCATTATCAACATTCTCGGTGACCAACTCATTCTCCAATTCTGGCTCATTAAGTGAGAGTTCTGCAAACTCTAAAAATCCCACATCCCTCATTGAATCAAATGCATCACCACCAACATCCCACATTTTGGTCTTCTCATTCTCATATTGATTGGAATTTCTTGATAGGAGACGAGGGTTGTTGTGAATGCAAACTAATTACAACATAAAGGCATTGCGAAGTGCAAAATCTTCCATTCAGAGATTTTATCTTCCCTGCTTCGTTTCTTCCCTCACATGTTTCCAAAGCATGGCCAAAGTCATCCGCCATGAAACCAATTTCAATCATGACATCTACACCATCGAGGTCGTCGGAACTAAAATCTCTATCACCATCAAGGCCACTGCCTTCGTCGTCAAAAAGTGGCTCTCCGCCAAGCTCTACTTCTGTCGCCATCACGTCTACCTGAAGCAGCTCGTCGTCGGTCTTGGCGTCCAGTTTACTCCCGGTCCCTCTGACTTCATTCCTTCACCTGCGGACACATTACAACTTTGCGTCAAGAAGCGCTACTTGATTTTCCAACTCACTAGACTCCGTAGATTCCTCTGTGAACCTTCTCACACCTTCGTTGGATTCTAAAACCAATGTCGTTCCTAATACGTCCCCACAAAATAAACCTGTTGTCCCCATCTTGGTTAGTCGCACCCAATAAGTCAATGACATCTCCTACTTGTACCCATCCCATACCAATCCCCGTGCAGTATCAAAAACGAGAAACGCCACTTAATAGGTGTCTCGTGCTTCATAGATTGATtccatcaatttttttcttgtg
Above is a window of Glycine soja cultivar W05 chromosome 12, ASM419377v2, whole genome shotgun sequence DNA encoding:
- the LOC114380356 gene encoding uncharacterized protein LOC114380356; this encodes MAKVIRHETNFNHDIYTIEVVGTKISITIKATAFVVKKWLSAKLYFCRHHVYLKQLVVGLGVQFTPGPSDFIPSPADTLQLCVKKRYLIFQLTRLRRFLCEPSHTFVGF